The following are encoded together in the Chaetodon auriga isolate fChaAug3 chromosome 6, fChaAug3.hap1, whole genome shotgun sequence genome:
- the LOC143321887 gene encoding galanin receptor 2b codes for MAVPNTYELIFACTCGVILCIGLCANLLVFSLFAKYNTLRKNRLDILLFSMTLADFLTLLLIPFTLHSAVSQTWPLGDTSCKVYQFLLAFSLAASTYSLCAVSMTRAMIITNPYQPPTMDLVILMFVVVWALSFFISLPLRMFATKDSVGPNLPNLTFCLPTIHEHHYEVVLSQFILYYFIPMLVIAFNYVRLALFLHKSPVMSVSSAKNTRRASVMVFLAAATFSVCWLPGYVLELCLYLGLYRHGQAWEMFYFICTVLQYLHPCVNPVLYVLLSKRYRHRRAAWLFRCNRNRVQPQVTSVTTDSF; via the coding sequence ATGGCTGTTCCCAACACTTACGAGCTGATCTTTGCCTGTACCTGCGGAGTGATCCTGTGTATTGGGCTCTGTGCCAACCTGCTGgtcttctctctgtttgccAAGTACAACACGTTACGTAAGAACCGCCTCGACATCCTCTTATTCAGCATGACTCTGGCTGACTTCCTCACCCTGCTGCTCATCCCCTTCACCTTACACTCTGCCGTAAGCCAGACGTGGCCCCTGGGTGACACCTCCTGCAAGGTCTACCAGTTCCTGCTGGCCTTCAGTCTGGCAGCCAGCACCTACTCGCTGTGTGCCGTTTCCATGACTCGCGCCATGATCATCACCAACCCGTACCAGCCGCCCACCATGGACCTGGTTATCCTCATGTTTGTCGTGGTCTGGGCCCTCAGCTTCTTCATCAGCCTTCCTCTGCGTATGTTTGCCACCAAGGACAGCGTGGGCCCAAACCTGCCAAACTTAACCTTCTGCCTTCCAACCATTCATGAACACCACTACGAAGTAGTCCTAAGCCAGTTTATACTTTACTACTTTATTCCAATGCTAGTCATCGCCTTCAACTATGTCCGGCTGGCTCTCTTTCTCCACAAGAGCCCTGTAATGTCGGTGTCCAGTGCCAAGAACACCCGCCGTGCATCTGTCATGGTGTTCTTGGCTGCTGCTACCTTCTCAGTGTGCTGGCTGCCTGGTTATGTGCTGGAGCTATGTTTGTACCTCGGTCTGTATCGCCATGGACAGGCTTGGGAgatgttttacttcatctgtACTGTGCTGCAGTACCTGCACCCCTGTGTTAACCCTGTGCTCTACGTGCTGCTGTCAAAGCGTTATCGCCACAGGAGGGCAGCCTGGCTCTTCAGATGTAACAGGAATAGAGTGCAGCCACAGGTCACCAGTGTCACCACAGACAGCTTTTAA
- the LOC143322255 gene encoding shaker-related potassium channel tsha2-like: MTVVSQENHDDTVVVTPLLQDAADLEPADQECSERVVINISGLRFETQLKTLSRFPATLLGDPRKRMRFFDPLRNEYFFDRNRPSFDAILYYYQSGGRLRRPVSVPVDIFLEEIRFYELDEEAIELFRDDEGLAREEDRELPKNELQRQFWLLFEYPESSGPARIIAIVSVMVILISIIIFCLETLPEFREVPAAQDNHANGSAHGKEPSPFTDPFFMVETLCIVWFSFEFTMRFLCCPSKAAFFKNIMNLIDVVAIAPYFITLGLDLAEHQGSSQQAASLAILRVIRLVRVFRIFKLSRHSKGLQILGQTLHASLRELGLLIFFLIIGVVLFSSSVYFAEAEDPDSGFSSIPDAFWWAVVTMTTVGYGDMCPSTIGGKFVGSLCAIAGVLTIALPVPVIVSNFNYFYHRENEEEENVQYVHVTCGQQLQPSFGECDSNKSNQSLSKTESYQESDDLETLTRPNVHPVETYTGKLTDV, encoded by the coding sequence ATGACTGTAGTGTCCCAGGAGAACCACGACGACACTGTGGTCGTAACTCCTCTGTTGCAAGATGCTGCTGACTTGGAACCAGCGGACCAGGAGTGCAGCGAGAGGGTGGTCATCAACATCTCAGGTCTGCGTTTTGAGACGCAGTTGAAGACCCTCTCCCGCTTCCCGGCCACGCTTTTGGGAGACCCGCGTAAAAGGATGCGCTTCTTCGACCCGCTGAGAAATGAATACTTCTTTGACAGGAACAGGCCGAGCTTTGACGCCATCCTCTATTATTACCAGTCAGGAGGGCGACTTCGGAGGCCCGTGAGTGTTCCTGTGGATATTTTCCTGGAAGAAATAAGGTTTTATGAACTTGATGAAGAAGCCATAGAGCTTTTCCGAGACGATGAGGGCTTGGCGAGGGAAGAGGACCGCGAGCTGCCAAAAAACGAGCTTCAGCGCCAGTTCTGGCTCCTGTTTGAGTATCCAGAAAGTTCAGGACCTGCACGGATAATTGCCATCGTGTCAGTCATGGTTATCTTAATATCTATTATTATATTCTGCTTGGAGACTTTACCCGAGTTTAGAGAAGTCCCCGCGGCGCAGGACAATCACGCCAATGGAAGTGCTCACGGCAAAGAGCCCAGTCCGTTCACAGATCCGTTTTTCATGGTGGAGACACTTTGCATTGTGTGGTTCTCCTTCGAATTCACCATGAGATTTCTCTGCTGCCCCAGTAAAGCagctttctttaaaaacatcatgaaCCTGATCGATGTTGTGGCCATAGCCCCTTACTTTATCACCCTGGGCCTTGATCTGGCAGAGCATCAGGGCAGCAGTCAGCAGGCTGCGTCACTGGCCATACTGAGGGTCATCCGTCTGGTCCGTGTTTTCAGGATTTTTAAACTTTCCAGACACTCCAAGGGTCTCCAGATTCTCGGCCAAACGCTTCACGCGAGCCTCAGGGAGCTGGGACTGCTCATATTCTTCCTGATCATTGGAGTTGTTTTATTCTCCAgttctgtttattttgcagaAGCGGAAGATCCAGATTCTGGATTTTCGAGTATACCTGACGCGTTTTGGTGGGCTGTGGTGACAATGACCACAGTTGGATATGGAGACATGTGTCCCTCCACCATCGGAGGGAAATTCGTTGGATCTTTGTGCGCCATCGCCGGAGTGCTGACCATAGCTCTACCTGTCCCTGTGATAGTATCCAATTTCAATTATTTCTACCACAGAgagaacgaggaggaggagaatgttCAGTACGTACACGTGACTTGCGGACAGCAGTTGCAGCCCTCCTTTGGTGAATGTGATTCAAACAAAAGTAACCAGTCGCTCTCCAAAACTGAGTCCTATCAGGAGAGCGACGACCTGGAAACTCTGACACGTCCAAACGTACACCCGGTGGAGACATACACAGGGAAACTGACTGATGTATAG
- the pthlhb gene encoding parathyroid hormone-like hormone b has translation MCSMVVLHQWSLAVFLLCSPVTLDGRPVDALSGRTRRSVSHAQLMHDKGRSLQEYKRRMWLHELLEEVHTADERTPPVQSRTQSQTFSGNALHEKPPGATKNLPDRFRLDREGPNLPQETNKSLAYKDQPLKVATKRKKKVRLGRRRESDKKRRRARSVTTEEP, from the exons ATGTGCTCTATGGTCGTGCTTCATCAGTGGAGTCTGGCTGTGTTCTTGCTGTGCTCACCAGTGACTCTTGATGGGAGACCAGTTGATGCACTTAGTGGCAGAAC GAGGAGATCAGTGAGCCATGCCCAGCTGATGCATGACAAGGGTCGCTCCTTGCAGGAGTACAAACGTCGCATGTGGCTGCATGAACTGCTAGAGGAGGTGCACACAGCCGATGAGCGGACTCCACCTGTGCAGAGCAGAACACAGAGCCAAACCTTCAGTGGGAACGCTCTGCATGAGAAGCCTCCAGGGGCCACCAAGAACCTCCCTGACAGGTTCAGGCTGGACAGAGAGGGCCCTAACCTGCCCCAGGAGACCAACAAGTCCCTGGCTTATAAGGACCAGCCACTAAAAGTGGCcaccaagaggaaaaaaaaggtgaggTTAGGCCGACGTAGAGAGAGCGACAAGAAGCGGAGACGAGCACGGTCCGTCACAACAGAGGAGCCATGA